The nucleotide sequence tgaaaagaaacaataatCAATGCTTAAACACTTTTTAACCGAGTATAACAACTTTCTCAActtattctaaaataaaaacatctttCTTAACGagtaaaaaaactacaaaattttgAACGGAGTGTTTgaaaataaacattgcatacgaGACCAGCTCCTGTGAAATTCtccagaaaaattaaaacatctTTAAGCAACAATAGGCACCTCAATATTGGTGGTGGGCAAAATAGTGGCGGGGCGGTTGTATACCTCCTCCTCCTTTGGAGTGTGGATAGTGACAATATCAGGGAGGGGAGTTTTAGGACCTTGTTTCCCTTTAGGATCCCAATCAAGCATGATCTTCACTTTGATACCAAGAACACCCTACAAGACAGTAAGGAAAAATTTGTTAGCAACAATAAtccacaacaacaaaatgaataaacaaatatcaagaaccaaaatgaataaataagtAGAAAATGTTGGGGACAAAATAATTGTATCATGTACAAGGAAGAGCAGAAGCAAACCTGTCTGAGGAGCACATGTCTAACTGCAGAATCAATGTAATCTTTCACTGGCTGCCCAGAAGAAAGCATGTCTCCATGCTTGAACTTCATTGATTTAGCTCTTTGAGCCCTCAATTTTCCACTGACAATGACcttatcaaataaaacaatttataacCAAATTAGTGATTTAGTAgacaaaaaaatgatataagaAACGAGTTTCAAAGCTGTTTCTGCGGAACAAACCTCACATCCCTTGGCACCACTTTCCATAACAAACCTCAAAACACCATAGCAGGCCCTGCGACAAATAGTTCAAGACACGGTTAATGATGTCACTGCAAAGACAGAATTATATCCGAGAAAGTATAAATCGGAAAGTTTTAAATATTAGCATGCCTTGGATAAACAAACACTAGTCATGGAAAATGTGAAACATTGTAGTTATAGATAGACAGCTACGATGATAACGAAACTATCATCTTTATAACTATTAAACAATTGGAGCAGATTCATTACaaaattatgtgtttatgtaaCTAATAAATCTTGCGTATAATACAATTTTCTGATAGTGGAGTATATTACAGTCACCAAACAATATGGGAATTTACAGAGGAATATAATATTAGACATAAAGCATACATTAACCATGAAACAAAGGTTTCAGAGGAAGCAGTAACTATGCTGTGATGGCTAACCAAAGCATTTTCCTTTCTAAAAACATGAAAGTAGTCAGACAACATAAAGTTTCGACTCAGCACAACATCCAAAACTAGTCTAGTTTAAAGCaattaataaatgaaataaaatcaacCACTCTTCCAGCTTCCAAATTGATAGAAAAACATTACCAAATTATCAAACATGacacaaattcataaaaaacagaaaaagaaaaaaaaattgttcgatAATAATGTGCATTCGATATCGAATAGGAAAAATAAAGGGCATATAaacaggaagaaaaaaacagcaaacattaattttgtttatcaaaGGCAATACATTCATTGACATttctgtaataaaataaaatttcctctagaataagaatataaattttgataGCATATATGTTaagcaccaatatcaatataaGCAGAAAAATAACCAGCAAAGTCAAATTATTACTATGCAgcaacatacatatatatagcaTTGCAAGACTCGTTAGCCATTAAACATAATCCAATGAATGATTTAACATAGTAATCATATATACCTGCGGACGGCAAGACCACCAAGGAGCTTGTAACGAAGAGATTCAGCTTGAGCAGCAGCACAAAGTCCTCTATTGCTGACCTTTTCAGCATAAAGTTGGACACTGTTCTCAGGAAAGTTAAACCTCTTATGAATCAATGTGGTTAGCTCTCTAATCCTCCTTCCCTTCTCAcctacaaaatcacaaaaaacaattcatataaaatcaaaatgaagAATAAGAGTTATAAAATTTTGGAAGATGATGAATGCAAAGCAAAAACACACCAAGAACAGCTTGGGTACGAGTAGCTTTGATGATGATCTCGGTGCGAATAGGGGTAACCCTAATCTCAACACCGGAGTAACCATCTTCAGCGAGTACACGGCTCAGAAACTCGTGCATTTCAGCGTTCAAAACTCCATCAGCAACAACCTACGACACAAAACTCAACAAATTTTAAACAACCAAAATGCTGCATAAAGCTAAAAACATTATCACGACAATGCTAATGATAATGGAAGTTACCTTTCTCTTTTTGCTCATTTGGGTAGCCATATTTGCAGTATTCAACGACGGCACAAGATCTGCAAAACGACAAAACCCTTATTTTGGAGGAAAGTGGCAACGGGTGAGTTTATATAGAACTTATTTTACGCATACTTTTAAAAACCGGCTCGGACCGGCCGGTCGAATCGGTTGGACCGAGAACCGGAGGGGTAAGTGGTTCGAACTAGCTAACGGATCGGCCATGCTTTTAAACCGGAGTGAACCGGCAAAAACCGGTGATTCGCCGGTTTTTCAGAACCGGACTGGGTCAGTGatggaaaggaaaaagaagCAGAAGAACGGAAGAAAACGATGGACGCAGAAAAGTTTTAATACTTGAAAACATCTTCATCTTAAGTGGTTTATGCTTTCACTATTTTAATTGCATCTTTGACATGATAACAAAACATATTGatgtaaaagaagaagaaaaaaaagtagaatGTGAAAGGGAAAGGTCACATGCGGAAAGGATAGAAAGAGATGGGGAAggtgtttgatgatttttttttgggaaaatatAGATAGACACCCTTTTTTTTCATACCACTCTTGTATACACTCATGTGAATGTGAAACAAAGGATAAGTAGTTATTTTAGACCCACATTACCACATGTTGCATTTATATGCGGGGGTTTAAGGGGTGTATGCCACCTATGTGTGTCTATGTATAAGCACTCTTTTAACAGAATGTAAACTAGTTGGAGAGATTATTGTTTAGAGTGGTGTGTATCTCTTGGAATTGTAACCAAGCATATTGACTATTCTTTGAAAATTCCAGAAGTAATAGTAGTCTGTGCCGTGTACAATTActgctattttaatttttttaactctaaactaattttttttttggataggaTTAACTCTAAAATAATGTG is from Medicago truncatula cultivar Jemalong A17 chromosome 1, MtrunA17r5.0-ANR, whole genome shotgun sequence and encodes:
- the LOC25485537 gene encoding 40S ribosomal protein S3-3, whose amino-acid sequence is MATQMSKKRKVVADGVLNAEMHEFLSRVLAEDGYSGVEIRVTPIRTEIIIKATRTQAVLGEKGRRIRELTTLIHKRFNFPENSVQLYAEKVSNRGLCAAAQAESLRYKLLGGLAVRRACYGVLRFVMESGAKGCEVIVSGKLRAQRAKSMKFKHGDMLSSGQPVKDYIDSAVRHVLLRQGVLGIKVKIMLDWDPKGKQGPKTPLPDIVTIHTPKEEEVYNRPATILPTTNIEVPIVA